Proteins encoded together in one Deinococcus radiopugnans ATCC 19172 window:
- a CDS encoding aminoglycoside phosphotransferase family protein — MAPDLKMHADEIHTDEALVRQLLAQQFPDWATLQVRRVQSFGTDNALYRLGDDLLARLPRIGWAVGQVEKELEWLSRLAPHLPLRVPEPLAPGQPGEGYPYTWGIYRWLPDEMLSLPEMTARPELALQLADFVRALRACDTTDAPRAESPATDLHALDPHVRASLETSAQWLDADTCRRITTVWDEAMRLPGWTDAPVWVHGDLHSNNLLWDGQRLTAVLDFSALELNDPAVDLMPAWNAMSAEGRRLYREVLRPDNATWARGRARALAKALFALPYYQDTNPEIVERGWYTVREVLADAG, encoded by the coding sequence ATGGCGCCTGACCTCAAGATGCACGCCGACGAGATTCACACCGACGAGGCGCTGGTGCGTCAGCTGCTGGCCCAGCAGTTTCCCGACTGGGCCACGTTGCAGGTGCGCCGCGTCCAGTCGTTCGGCACCGACAATGCGCTGTACCGGCTGGGCGACGATCTGCTGGCGCGGTTGCCCCGCATCGGCTGGGCGGTGGGGCAGGTGGAGAAGGAATTGGAGTGGCTGTCCAGACTCGCGCCACACTTGCCGTTGCGTGTCCCTGAACCGCTGGCGCCGGGTCAGCCGGGCGAAGGCTATCCGTACACCTGGGGCATTTACCGCTGGCTGCCGGATGAGATGCTTTCCCTGCCCGAAATGACGGCGCGGCCTGAGCTGGCCCTTCAGCTGGCCGACTTCGTGCGGGCGCTGCGGGCCTGCGACACCACCGACGCGCCGCGTGCGGAGAGTCCGGCCACCGATCTGCACGCACTGGATCCGCACGTCCGGGCCAGTCTTGAAACCTCGGCGCAGTGGCTGGACGCCGACACCTGCCGCCGGATCACTACAGTCTGGGACGAGGCGATGCGGCTGCCGGGCTGGACGGACGCCCCGGTGTGGGTACACGGTGACCTGCACAGCAACAATCTGCTGTGGGATGGTCAGCGCCTGACCGCCGTGCTGGATTTCTCGGCGCTGGAGCTGAACGATCCGGCAGTGGATCTGATGCCCGCGTGGAACGCCATGAGCGCAGAGGGCCGCCGCCTGTACCGCGAAGTCTTGCGGCCCGACAACGCCACCTGGGCACGCGGACGGGCCAGGGCGCTGGCCAAAGCCCTATTCGCGCTGCCGTACTACCAGGACACCAATCCGGAGATCGTGGAGCGCGGCTGGTACACGGTGCGGGAAGTGCTGGCGGACGCAGGCTAG
- a CDS encoding metallophosphoesterase, with the protein MNWRRISLPRRAALTGLLALGAARAASLSGADRAVVVRHTAGLPGLTRPLRVAQLTDLHYGLYIGAEQVRAWVDATLIERPDLIVITGDFLDADVMGGAAPLLAELSRLSAPLGVYGVWGNHDYGSFGQYARRFHSPQRADWRERRAHFAAALADSGVTILTNAGVQLRPDVYLAGVDDWMQGQPDLTAALRGRGGGATLLLSHNPDQLPFVPASVGLTLCGHTHGGQVRLPLLGAVSTASAHGQRFAQGWVQAPARAFVSRGLGMTAVPARLSCPAEIAVFELEPVQAGFTAGPPRSR; encoded by the coding sequence ATGAACTGGAGGCGCATTTCCCTGCCCCGGCGCGCGGCGCTGACCGGCCTGCTGGCCCTGGGCGCCGCCCGCGCGGCCTCGCTGTCGGGGGCGGACCGGGCGGTGGTGGTCCGGCACACCGCCGGCCTGCCGGGGCTCACGCGCCCGCTGCGGGTGGCGCAGCTCACGGACCTGCATTACGGCCTGTACATCGGGGCCGAACAGGTGCGCGCCTGGGTGGACGCCACCCTGATCGAACGCCCGGACCTGATCGTGATTACCGGCGACTTCCTGGACGCCGACGTGATGGGCGGGGCCGCCCCGCTGCTGGCCGAACTGTCGCGCCTGAGCGCACCGCTGGGCGTGTACGGCGTGTGGGGCAACCACGACTACGGCAGTTTCGGGCAGTACGCCCGGCGCTTTCACAGTCCGCAGCGGGCCGATTGGCGCGAGCGGCGCGCACACTTCGCCGCGGCGCTGGCGGACAGCGGCGTGACCATCCTGACCAACGCGGGCGTGCAGTTGCGTCCGGACGTGTACCTGGCGGGGGTGGACGACTGGATGCAGGGCCAGCCGGATCTGACGGCCGCCCTGCGCGGGCGCGGCGGCGGGGCCACGCTGCTGCTCAGCCACAATCCGGATCAACTGCCGTTCGTGCCCGCATCGGTGGGCCTGACCCTGTGCGGCCACACCCACGGCGGTCAGGTGCGCCTGCCGCTGCTGGGCGCGGTCAGCACGGCCTCGGCGCACGGGCAGCGCTTCGCGCAGGGCTGGGTGCAGGCGCCGGCCCGCGCCTTCGTGTCGCGGGGGCTGGGCATGACTGCCGTGCCCGCGCGGCTGTCGTGCCCGGCAGAGATCGCGGTGTTCGAACTGGAACCGGTGCAGGCCGGGTTCACGGCTGGCCCACCCCGGTCTCGGTGA
- a CDS encoding phospholipase D-like domain-containing protein: MSGLYRRLLRIVLAAVAGIATTAAMVRLVTLNRRRSPSWTLLVAALATGAGVALTAGLVWWAAGPRDHQRRSAMRILALSALFGVTLTLVLARILIGPAVEALPDTQVFLRAYVAVLAASLAVTAGFALIGALSAGALPLTRLGVPPRAGPYRTGVVLAVSGGVLMVPGLLILVGTAVYREGALGGNLHLSVLLGAVAALYGLLAGSLMGLLTVRVGQVWRPALAGGLGAGLGGVVCGLLFPLLGVSSVIRSGWGFVLIVAALIAVIHLGWGLSVRRAMTRILQLGERRGRPLQVASRVQVNVVATVALAVLAAVLGLTRTLGEFVTSRPVNPAPLRVTQPANLDATAFCPEPSGVLERAVWQVTTRNDRPDLSCQNRVYPLIRMPGPSAAAEEAVPAAALAAEQAAESPDPAAASGFDDVAALVRSARREVLFTTMQWEEGPLNPGQTLARALADLYAGVRAKPAAYPQGMDVRLTLGNFPVLSTFEWGAEVWGALRDLTAAGVPLSDPALGWRVQLGNYVGTFPHSHVKLLVIDGELLLGAGFNYGYGHFPRGHPSGRGDNLFDLGLVTRGPVAQDGVTVFEDLWTRSKVVECDAEPNAANPQRGCRLGARGVRGGPPEVRDAEPAGTQRVFSLYRREGFTEADQAVVAVLEAARRSVDLLQVNFSMDVGCIVALLNPALCTDRDRLPYMTALLDALGRGVRVRLMSDAGGLGGIENRIALAYLGREMSKRGIPASRFEARWFPTPLHAKAILVDGQMLVVGSMNLHYSSWTQGPLGLAEYDLATTAPGVVREFAGIYRTYWPQSGNIVLPPFLTETGVGQP, from the coding sequence ATGAGCGGGCTGTACCGGCGCCTGCTGCGCATCGTCCTGGCGGCGGTGGCCGGGATTGCGACCACGGCGGCGATGGTGCGGCTGGTGACCCTCAACCGGCGCCGCAGCCCCAGCTGGACGCTGCTGGTGGCGGCGCTGGCGACGGGGGCCGGGGTGGCGCTGACGGCGGGGCTGGTGTGGTGGGCCGCCGGGCCGCGTGACCACCAGAGGAGATCCGCCATGCGAATTCTGGCCCTGTCCGCCCTGTTCGGGGTCACGCTGACGCTGGTGCTGGCCCGCATCCTGATCGGCCCCGCCGTGGAGGCGCTGCCCGACACCCAGGTTTTTTTGCGGGCCTACGTGGCGGTGCTGGCCGCGTCGCTGGCGGTCACGGCAGGCTTCGCTCTAATCGGGGCGCTGAGCGCGGGGGCGCTGCCGCTGACCCGGCTGGGCGTGCCGCCGCGCGCCGGGCCGTACCGCACCGGCGTCGTGCTGGCGGTGTCGGGCGGCGTGCTGATGGTGCCGGGCCTGCTGATCCTGGTGGGCACGGCGGTGTACCGCGAGGGGGCACTGGGCGGCAATCTGCACCTCAGCGTGCTGCTGGGGGCGGTGGCGGCGCTGTACGGGCTGCTGGCCGGCAGCCTGATGGGCCTGCTGACCGTGCGCGTGGGGCAGGTGTGGCGGCCCGCGCTGGCCGGCGGACTGGGGGCCGGGCTGGGCGGCGTGGTGTGCGGGCTGCTGTTCCCGCTGCTGGGCGTCTCCAGCGTGATCCGCAGCGGCTGGGGCTTCGTGCTGATCGTTGCGGCCCTGATCGCGGTGATCCACCTGGGCTGGGGCCTGAGCGTGCGCCGCGCCATGACGCGCATCCTGCAGCTGGGAGAGCGGAGGGGCCGCCCGCTGCAAGTCGCCAGCCGCGTGCAGGTGAACGTCGTCGCCACCGTGGCGCTGGCGGTGCTGGCGGCGGTGCTGGGCCTGACCCGCACGTTGGGTGAGTTCGTGACCTCGCGCCCGGTCAACCCGGCCCCCCTGCGCGTGACCCAGCCGGCCAACCTGGACGCCACCGCGTTCTGCCCCGAACCCTCCGGCGTGCTGGAACGCGCCGTGTGGCAGGTGACCACCCGGAATGACCGTCCAGACCTGTCGTGCCAGAACCGGGTCTACCCGCTGATCCGCATGCCCGGCCCCAGCGCGGCGGCGGAAGAGGCCGTCCCGGCAGCCGCGCTGGCCGCCGAACAGGCTGCCGAGAGCCCCGATCCGGCGGCGGCCAGTGGCTTCGACGACGTGGCCGCACTGGTGCGCAGCGCCCGGCGCGAGGTGCTGTTCACCACCATGCAGTGGGAGGAGGGGCCGCTGAACCCCGGCCAGACGCTGGCCCGCGCACTGGCCGATTTGTACGCGGGGGTGAGGGCCAAGCCCGCCGCCTACCCTCAGGGCATGGACGTGCGCCTCACCCTGGGCAACTTTCCGGTGCTTTCCACCTTCGAGTGGGGGGCCGAGGTCTGGGGGGCGCTGCGCGATCTCACGGCGGCGGGCGTGCCGCTCTCCGATCCGGCACTGGGCTGGCGGGTGCAGCTGGGCAACTACGTGGGCACCTTTCCGCACAGCCACGTCAAGCTGCTGGTGATTGACGGCGAACTGCTGCTGGGCGCGGGCTTCAACTACGGTTACGGGCACTTTCCGCGCGGGCATCCCTCCGGGCGGGGCGACAACCTGTTCGATCTGGGACTGGTGACGCGCGGCCCGGTGGCGCAGGACGGCGTGACCGTCTTCGAGGATCTGTGGACGCGCAGCAAAGTGGTGGAGTGCGACGCCGAACCGAATGCCGCCAATCCGCAGCGGGGCTGTCGCCTGGGCGCACGCGGCGTCCGGGGTGGCCCACCCGAAGTCCGGGACGCCGAGCCGGCCGGCACGCAGCGGGTGTTCAGCCTGTACCGCCGCGAGGGCTTTACCGAGGCCGATCAGGCGGTGGTGGCGGTGCTGGAGGCGGCCCGCAGGTCCGTCGATCTGCTGCAGGTCAATTTCAGCATGGACGTGGGCTGCATCGTCGCGCTGCTGAACCCGGCGCTGTGCACTGACCGGGACCGCCTGCCGTACATGACGGCGCTGCTCGACGCCCTGGGGCGCGGCGTCCGGGTGCGGCTGATGAGCGACGCCGGCGGCCTGGGCGGCATCGAGAACCGCATCGCGCTGGCGTACCTGGGCCGCGAGATGAGCAAGCGCGGCATTCCCGCCTCGCGCTTCGAGGCCCGCTGGTTTCCCACGCCGCTGCACGCCAAGGCCATCCTGGTGGACGGCCAGATGCTGGTGGTGGGCAGCATGAACCTGCACTACTCCTCGTGGACGCAGGGGCCGCTGGGGCTGGCCGAGTATGACCTCGCCACCACCGCGCCGGGCGTGGTCCGCGAATTTGCCGGCATCTACCGCACGTACTGGCCGCAGTCGGGGAACATCGTCCTGCCGCCTTTCCTCACCGAGACCGGGGTGGGCCAGCCGTGA
- a CDS encoding glycosyltransferase family 2 protein yields MTDALHTLLTILDLLGLLMLGLYFLQMLLAATLPRPRRLYAPDEALNFTFVVPALNEEAVIEATVRNLREVAPDARIAVIDDGSDDRTAQIVERLAAGDARVTLLRRRFPEARQGKGKAMNWAVSQVLRDLRAAGADLQKEVFVVIDADGRVTPGLLPEARRVMAHSDVVAAQARVRIRQSPGRLSLKNAVGRMLEQQQDMEFFITRHIQLMRSWWHSAALCGNGQFMRASYVASMFGAGQTPWPDVLLEDFGSAAEARLVSPRHRLVFLEAAVTQQGLPDLRRFSRQRARWTQGTMQCLPYLAHLWRRPVPLLARLDLSYFILGPWLSGIIVLSFLTQPLRWGMGAQGLVLDAQVSLIITVINVIIQLQWVARYRRENRLSLGRTVFTLGSLPVYGFALFLSLPMAYKHYFTGRLTWDKSLRHLEPGHAGPGEGQAGELLTVGRGSD; encoded by the coding sequence TTGACGGACGCGCTGCACACCTTGCTCACCATCCTTGACCTGCTGGGCCTGCTGATGCTGGGCCTTTATTTTCTGCAGATGCTGCTGGCGGCCACGCTGCCCCGGCCCCGGCGTCTGTACGCGCCGGACGAGGCGCTGAACTTCACCTTCGTCGTGCCGGCCCTGAACGAGGAGGCGGTGATTGAGGCCACCGTCCGCAACCTGCGCGAGGTGGCCCCGGACGCCCGGATCGCCGTGATTGACGACGGCAGCGACGACCGCACCGCCCAGATCGTGGAGCGGCTGGCCGCAGGCGACGCGCGGGTGACCCTGCTGCGCCGCCGCTTCCCGGAAGCCCGGCAGGGCAAGGGCAAGGCCATGAACTGGGCCGTGTCGCAGGTGCTGCGCGACCTGCGGGCGGCGGGCGCAGACCTGCAAAAAGAAGTTTTCGTGGTCATTGACGCCGATGGGCGCGTGACCCCTGGCCTGCTGCCCGAAGCGCGGCGCGTCATGGCGCACAGTGACGTGGTGGCCGCGCAGGCCCGCGTGCGAATCCGGCAGTCGCCCGGACGCCTGAGCCTGAAAAACGCCGTGGGCCGCATGCTGGAGCAGCAGCAGGACATGGAGTTCTTCATCACCCGCCACATCCAGCTGATGCGCTCGTGGTGGCACAGCGCCGCCCTGTGCGGCAACGGACAATTCATGCGCGCCAGTTACGTGGCGTCCATGTTTGGTGCCGGACAGACGCCGTGGCCCGACGTGCTGCTCGAAGACTTCGGCAGCGCCGCCGAGGCCCGGTTGGTCAGTCCCCGGCACCGGCTGGTTTTTCTGGAGGCGGCGGTCACGCAGCAGGGCCTGCCTGATCTGCGCCGCTTCTCGCGCCAGCGCGCCCGCTGGACGCAGGGCACCATGCAGTGCCTGCCGTACCTGGCCCACCTGTGGCGCCGGCCCGTGCCCCTGCTGGCCCGCCTGGACCTGAGCTACTTCATCCTGGGGCCGTGGCTGAGCGGCATCATCGTGCTGTCGTTCCTGACCCAGCCGCTGCGCTGGGGCATGGGCGCGCAGGGGCTGGTGCTGGACGCGCAGGTCAGCCTGATCATCACCGTCATCAACGTGATCATCCAGTTGCAGTGGGTGGCCCGCTATAGGCGCGAGAACCGCCTGTCGCTGGGCCGCACGGTGTTTACGCTGGGCAGCCTGCCGGTCTACGGCTTCGCGCTGTTCCTGAGCCTGCCGATGGCCTACAAACACTACTTCACGGGCCGCCTGACCTGGGACAAGAGTCTGCGCCACCTTGAGCCGGGCCACGCCGGGCCGGGCGAGGGTCAGGCAGGCGAGCTGCTGACGGTGGGCCGGGGCAGCGACTGA
- the purH gene encoding bifunctional phosphoribosylaminoimidazolecarboxamide formyltransferase/IMP cyclohydrolase, translating into MGKQALISVSDKTGVVEFGRSLVERGWTLLSTGGTFAALQEAGVPVTAVSDVTGFPEMLDGRVKTLHPAVHGGILARREDGHLSELAAQGFGTIDLVCVNLYPFRETVARGAPDADVIENIDIGGPAMIRSAAKNHAGVLVLVDPADYELALKDEVSEAERRRLAAKAYRHTSEYDAAITTYLEGDSDTLPTKLPPELTLSLSKVAEVRYGENPHQPGAIYRWGGARGPVIDARVVAGKPMSFNNYADADAAWALCQELAAQEDGVVCVAVKHGNPCGVARADGARAAWELARDADTLSVFGGVVAVGGTVDLDAAQAMRGTFLEVLIAPDVTPDAVEWFAAKKPDLRVLIAGQAKSVSVLDLRPLAGGFAVQERDARPWDDLCPEVVTTRQPRDEEWNDLRFAWATVKHARSNAVVLARGGVTVGLGAGAVSRIWAAERAVANAGERAHGASLASEAFFPFDDVVRLAAGAGVTAILQPGGAKRDPEVIAAANELGLSMVFTGSRHFRH; encoded by the coding sequence ATGGGCAAACAGGCTCTGATTTCGGTCAGCGACAAGACCGGCGTGGTGGAATTTGGGCGTTCTCTCGTGGAGCGCGGCTGGACACTCCTGAGTACCGGCGGCACGTTCGCGGCCCTTCAAGAGGCGGGCGTGCCGGTCACGGCGGTCAGCGACGTCACCGGCTTTCCCGAGATGCTGGATGGGCGGGTCAAGACGCTGCACCCGGCGGTTCACGGCGGCATCCTGGCCCGGCGCGAGGACGGGCACCTCTCGGAACTGGCGGCGCAGGGCTTCGGCACCATCGATCTGGTGTGCGTCAACCTGTATCCCTTCCGCGAGACGGTGGCGCGCGGCGCACCCGACGCCGACGTGATCGAGAACATCGACATCGGCGGCCCGGCCATGATCCGCTCGGCGGCCAAGAACCACGCGGGCGTGCTGGTGCTGGTGGATCCGGCGGACTACGAACTGGCATTGAAGGACGAGGTCAGTGAAGCCGAGCGCCGCCGCCTGGCCGCCAAGGCGTACCGCCACACCAGCGAGTACGACGCCGCCATCACGACCTATCTGGAGGGCGACTCGGACACGCTGCCCACCAAACTGCCGCCCGAACTGACGCTGAGCCTGTCCAAGGTGGCCGAGGTGCGCTACGGCGAGAATCCCCACCAGCCCGGCGCGATCTACCGCTGGGGCGGGGCGCGCGGGCCGGTGATCGACGCCCGCGTGGTGGCGGGCAAGCCCATGAGCTTCAACAACTACGCCGACGCCGACGCCGCCTGGGCGCTGTGCCAGGAGCTGGCGGCGCAGGAGGACGGCGTGGTCTGCGTGGCCGTCAAGCACGGCAACCCCTGCGGCGTGGCGCGGGCCGATGGCGCGCGGGCCGCCTGGGAACTGGCGCGCGACGCCGACACCCTCAGCGTGTTCGGCGGCGTGGTGGCGGTGGGCGGCACGGTTGATCTGGACGCGGCCCAGGCTATGCGCGGCACCTTTCTGGAAGTGCTGATCGCGCCGGACGTGACCCCGGACGCGGTGGAGTGGTTCGCCGCCAAGAAACCCGACTTGCGCGTGCTGATCGCCGGGCAGGCCAAATCGGTCAGCGTGCTGGACTTGCGCCCCCTGGCCGGAGGCTTCGCCGTGCAGGAGCGCGACGCCCGCCCGTGGGATGACCTGTGCCCGGAAGTGGTCACCACGCGCCAGCCCCGCGACGAGGAATGGAATGACCTGCGCTTCGCGTGGGCGACGGTCAAGCACGCCCGCAGCAACGCGGTGGTGCTGGCGCGCGGCGGCGTCACGGTGGGCCTGGGCGCGGGGGCGGTCAGCCGCATCTGGGCCGCCGAACGCGCGGTGGCGAACGCGGGCGAGCGGGCGCACGGCGCGTCGCTGGCCTCCGAGGCGTTCTTTCCCTTCGACGACGTGGTGCGGCTGGCGGCGGGTGCGGGGGTCACGGCCATCCTGCAACCCGGCGGGGCCAAGCGTGACCCCGAGGTGATCGCCGCCGCCAACGAGCTGGGCCTGAGCATGGTCTTCACGGGTTCGCGCCATTTCCGGCACTGA
- a CDS encoding DinB family protein, with amino-acid sequence MSTPAVSTPELLREGLREVLYGPDGGPLAVGLFSVGEAGLLRTVHALTPAQANAPAAPGRPTPAQITVHLRQSLELAAAQLSDPYALLADDTEAWSVRITSPQAWRAELVALARAGQTLYEALYLPLSPDGLRLAFGAVAHAAYHTGALRFHLANLLAEGR; translated from the coding sequence ATGTCCACCCCCGCAGTGTCCACGCCCGAACTGTTGCGCGAGGGCCTGCGCGAGGTGCTGTACGGCCCGGACGGCGGCCCACTGGCCGTGGGCCTGTTCAGCGTGGGCGAGGCGGGGCTGCTGAGAACCGTCCACGCGCTGACCCCCGCGCAGGCGAACGCGCCCGCCGCCCCAGGCCGCCCCACGCCCGCGCAGATCACCGTCCACCTGCGGCAGTCGCTGGAGCTGGCCGCCGCCCAGCTGAGCGATCCCTACGCCCTGCTGGCCGACGACACCGAGGCCTGGAGCGTGCGGATCACCAGCCCGCAGGCGTGGCGCGCGGAACTCGTCGCGCTGGCCCGCGCCGGGCAGACGCTGTACGAGGCGCTGTACCTGCCGCTCTCGCCGGACGGGCTGCGCCTTGCTTTCGGGGCCGTCGCGCACGCCGCGTACCACACCGGGGCCCTGCGCTTTCATCTGGCGAACCTGCTGGCGGAGGGGCGCTAG
- a CDS encoding bifunctional 5,10-methylenetetrahydrofolate dehydrogenase/5,10-methenyltetrahydrofolate cyclohydrolase, with product MAQGKQPTPLLGKPLADEVTQGVRQALKGWAFRPHLVSVLASDDEASRVYVDSKARRAGRLGVDFSVRELGAGAAREELEATLRELSADDSVHGVVLELPLSRGLDADAALLHIAPRKDVEGLTPANLALIAAGQEAEALLPPTPRSVRFLLRRVLGDDLRGLRVAVIGPGRTVGRPLTFMLNNRGVTVTLCNEHTRDLAGVLAPLDAVVVAVGHAGLLRPEHVQPHHVVIDAGINVQDGGEMVGDAMPDLPVRAQTPVPGGVGPLTSALMYQNLVRAVKLQRGEAVE from the coding sequence ATGGCACAAGGCAAACAGCCCACACCCCTTCTCGGCAAACCCCTCGCCGACGAGGTGACCCAGGGCGTTCGCCAGGCCCTGAAAGGCTGGGCGTTCCGCCCGCATCTGGTCAGCGTGCTGGCGTCCGACGACGAGGCCTCGCGGGTGTACGTGGACAGCAAGGCGCGGCGGGCCGGGCGGCTGGGCGTGGACTTCAGCGTGCGCGAGCTGGGGGCCGGGGCGGCTCGGGAGGAACTGGAAGCGACGTTGCGTGAACTCTCGGCGGACGACTCGGTTCACGGCGTCGTGCTGGAATTGCCGCTCTCACGCGGGCTGGACGCAGACGCCGCGCTGCTGCACATCGCGCCGCGCAAGGATGTGGAGGGGCTGACCCCCGCCAACCTCGCCCTGATCGCGGCGGGGCAGGAGGCCGAGGCGCTGCTGCCGCCCACGCCGCGCAGCGTGCGCTTCCTGCTGCGGCGCGTGCTGGGCGATGACCTGCGCGGGCTGCGCGTGGCCGTGATCGGGCCGGGCCGCACGGTGGGCCGTCCGCTGACCTTCATGCTGAACAACCGGGGCGTGACCGTGACGCTGTGCAACGAACACACCCGCGATTTGGCCGGGGTGCTGGCTCCGTTAGACGCGGTGGTGGTGGCGGTGGGTCACGCCGGGCTGCTCAGGCCCGAACACGTTCAGCCGCACCACGTCGTCATCGACGCCGGCATCAACGTGCAGGACGGCGGCGAGATGGTGGGCGACGCCATGCCTGACCTGCCCGTGCGGGCTCAGACCCCGGTGCCCGGCGGCGTCGGCCCGCTGACTAGCGCGCTGATGTATCAGAATCTCGTGCGCGCCGTGAAATTGCAGCGCGGCGAGGCGGTGGAGTAG
- a CDS encoding TVP38/TMEM64 family protein has protein sequence MTAARRPPRHLRLLLMAVLAALLLGTLLLPEVRAFLARGYAALIAQDPAVTHAFVRSLGWAGPVAILVAYVIQAVIPVLPSLVLTAVTVRAYGLVAGFVLVFAGALLGAAAGYGLGRALGEPMVRALAGETARTRAQDFMNRHGAQGVLLVRLMPVLPAEVLSLVAGAARMGFRPFMLATAVGVLPVTLLVVWLSESAQRLLWGLALMSLVVGGVALVRWGLARHRAAAGVVERDPVQDARPKT, from the coding sequence ATGACCGCCGCCCGTCGCCCCCCGCGCCACCTGCGCCTGCTGCTGATGGCGGTGCTGGCGGCGCTGCTGCTGGGCACCTTGCTGCTGCCCGAGGTGCGGGCTTTTCTGGCGCGCGGTTACGCGGCCCTGATCGCCCAGGATCCGGCAGTCACGCACGCCTTCGTGCGCTCGCTGGGCTGGGCCGGGCCGGTGGCGATTCTGGTGGCGTACGTGATTCAGGCGGTGATTCCAGTGCTGCCCTCGCTGGTGCTGACCGCAGTGACGGTGCGGGCCTACGGGCTGGTGGCGGGCTTCGTGCTGGTGTTTGCCGGGGCGCTGCTGGGCGCGGCGGCGGGCTACGGCCTGGGCCGCGCGCTGGGCGAACCCATGGTGCGGGCGCTGGCCGGGGAAACGGCGCGGACGCGGGCGCAGGACTTCATGAACCGGCACGGCGCGCAGGGCGTGCTGCTGGTGCGCCTGATGCCGGTGCTGCCCGCCGAGGTGCTGAGTCTGGTGGCCGGGGCGGCGCGCATGGGCTTTCGCCCGTTCATGCTGGCGACGGCGGTGGGGGTGCTGCCGGTCACGCTGCTGGTGGTGTGGCTCAGCGAATCGGCCCAGCGGCTGCTGTGGGGGCTGGCCCTGATGTCGCTGGTGGTGGGCGGCGTGGCCCTCGTGCGCTGGGGGCTGGCGCGGCACAGGGCGGCGGCAGGTGTCGTGGAGAGAGACCCGGTTCAGGACGCCCGGCCCAAGACCTGA